Proteins from a genomic interval of Stenotrophomonas maltophilia R551-3:
- a CDS encoding glutathione peroxidase, with protein sequence MPLPTVSSRRLRGLSLLVLMVAGAAGSGSALAADLLDLDYRPLAGKQQVNLQQRYQGQVLLVVNTASKCGYTPQYEGLEALQKRYAGRGFAVLGFPSNDFKGQEPGDEKQIQDFCTLTYGVKFPMFEKVHVVGAQATPLYQRLSAATGVAPAWNFHKYLVGRDGKVIAQFASKVTPDDAQLTAAIDKALAAAATH encoded by the coding sequence ATGCCCCTGCCGACTGTTTCCTCGCGCCGCCTGCGCGGCCTGTCCCTGCTGGTCCTGATGGTGGCCGGCGCTGCTGGTTCCGGCAGTGCCCTTGCTGCCGATCTGCTCGACCTGGATTACCGGCCGCTGGCCGGCAAGCAGCAGGTCAACCTGCAGCAGCGCTACCAGGGGCAGGTGCTGCTGGTGGTCAACACCGCCAGCAAGTGCGGCTATACCCCGCAGTACGAAGGGCTGGAAGCGCTGCAGAAGCGCTATGCGGGGCGTGGCTTCGCCGTGCTTGGTTTCCCGTCCAATGATTTCAAGGGCCAGGAGCCGGGTGACGAGAAGCAGATCCAGGATTTCTGCACGCTGACCTACGGCGTCAAGTTCCCGATGTTCGAGAAGGTGCATGTGGTGGGGGCGCAGGCAACGCCGCTTTACCAGCGGCTGAGCGCAGCCACCGGCGTAGCCCCGGCCTGGAACTTCCACAAGTACCTGGTCGGCCGCGATGGCAAGGTCATCGCCCAGTTCGCCAGCAAGGTGACGCCGGATGATGCACAGCTCACCGCCGCCATCGACAAGGCGCTGGCCGCTGCCGCCACGCATTGA
- a CDS encoding GntR family transcriptional regulator yields MSDIQWSDGAPIYRQLKERVIAMMLDGILKPGDALPSVRQVAADYQLNPITVSRAYQELADEGLVEKRRGLGMFMTEQAATQLRSSERERFLNEEWPAVLERIQRLGLSLDELLPQGKF; encoded by the coding sequence ATGAGCGACATCCAGTGGAGCGACGGTGCTCCCATCTACCGTCAGTTGAAGGAGCGCGTGATCGCCATGATGCTCGACGGAATCCTCAAGCCGGGCGATGCCCTGCCTTCGGTGCGCCAGGTGGCCGCCGACTACCAGCTCAACCCCATCACCGTTTCGCGCGCTTACCAGGAACTGGCCGACGAAGGCCTGGTCGAAAAGCGCCGCGGGCTGGGCATGTTCATGACCGAACAGGCGGCCACGCAGCTGCGCAGCAGCGAACGCGAACGCTTTCTCAATGAAGAATGGCCAGCGGTCCTGGAGCGCATCCAGCGCCTGGGCCTGAGCCTCGACGAATTGCTGCCCCAGGGGAAATTCTGA
- a CDS encoding ABC transporter ATP-binding protein: MNASPTTAASGDAVITAKGLRKAYKTTVALDNASFSIPSGRIIGLIGPNGAGKTTALKAVLGLTSVEGELSVLGRDPRLHRDELMNDICFIADVAVLPRWLKVREAIDFVAGVHPRFDRARCERFLANTKLQPKQRVRELSKGMIVQLHLALVMAIDARILVLDEPTLGLDILYRKEFYQRLLEDYFDEQKTIIVTTHQVEEIEHILSDVMFIRDGRIVLDAEMDEVGRRYTELLVNADQLDTARALKPIDERSLTFGKTVMLFDGVPRSQLSTLGETRSPGLADLFVAIMKGTYA; encoded by the coding sequence ATGAATGCCAGTCCCACTACTGCTGCATCCGGCGATGCCGTCATCACCGCCAAAGGCCTGCGCAAGGCCTACAAGACCACCGTCGCCCTCGACAATGCCAGCTTCAGCATTCCGAGCGGGCGCATCATCGGCCTGATCGGCCCCAACGGTGCCGGCAAGACCACTGCCCTGAAAGCCGTGCTCGGCCTGACCTCGGTGGAAGGCGAGCTGAGCGTGCTCGGCCGCGATCCGCGGCTGCATCGCGATGAGCTGATGAACGACATCTGCTTCATCGCCGATGTCGCCGTGCTGCCGCGCTGGCTGAAGGTCCGCGAGGCGATCGATTTCGTCGCCGGCGTCCATCCGCGCTTTGACCGCGCCCGCTGTGAGCGCTTCCTGGCCAACACCAAGCTGCAGCCGAAGCAGCGCGTGCGCGAACTGTCCAAGGGCATGATCGTGCAGCTGCACCTGGCGCTGGTGATGGCCATCGATGCCCGTATCCTGGTGCTGGACGAGCCCACCCTGGGCCTCGACATCCTGTACCGCAAGGAGTTCTACCAGCGCCTGCTGGAAGACTACTTCGATGAGCAGAAGACCATCATCGTCACCACCCACCAGGTGGAAGAGATCGAACACATCCTCAGCGACGTGATGTTCATCCGTGACGGCCGCATCGTGCTTGATGCGGAAATGGACGAGGTCGGACGGCGCTACACCGAGCTGCTGGTCAACGCCGATCAGCTGGATACCGCGCGCGCCCTGAAGCCGATCGACGAACGCAGCCTGACGTTCGGCAAGACCGTGATGCTGTTCGATGGCGTGCCGCGCTCCCAGCTTTCCACCCTTGGCGAGACCCGCAGCCCGGGCCTGGCCGACCTGTTCGTCGCCATCATGAAGGGGACCTACGCATGA
- a CDS encoding ABC-2 transporter permease translates to MNAVNHPVSPLGTLRWLLKREYWENRGGFLYAPLIAGLISLVMSTVGIAFGLFALNRAARNGGFHVDGESVNVNGLDLALLTRNIDSKDLTDLGNGLDLTLVLSSAWPFLVLAFVVFFYCLGALYDDRRDRSILFWKSLPLSDTQTVLSKVISALVVAPLIAVIAGIITMFGFMLIISIVALMHGGSPMTLIWGPASPLTLAAGHLSWIPVYALWALPTAGWLLLCSAWAKSKPFLWAVMLPLFAGVIVSTTKIMPLFGLSTGWFWQNIVGRLLLGGVPGMDLVYRLSAGSRRDLDSVVSLMSPASQLKSLAMPELWIGAAVGAVFIFLAIRLRKRAGEI, encoded by the coding sequence ATGAATGCCGTCAACCACCCCGTCAGCCCACTGGGCACGCTGCGCTGGCTGCTCAAGCGCGAGTACTGGGAAAACCGCGGAGGATTCCTGTATGCCCCGCTGATCGCCGGCCTGATTTCGCTGGTGATGAGTACCGTCGGCATCGCCTTCGGCCTGTTCGCGCTGAATCGCGCCGCGCGCAACGGCGGATTCCATGTCGATGGCGAAAGCGTGAACGTCAACGGCCTGGACCTGGCACTGCTCACCCGCAACATCGACAGCAAGGACCTCACCGACCTCGGCAACGGCCTCGACCTGACCCTGGTGCTGAGCTCGGCATGGCCGTTCCTGGTGCTGGCCTTCGTGGTGTTCTTCTACTGCCTGGGCGCCCTGTACGACGACCGCCGCGACCGCAGCATCCTGTTCTGGAAGTCGCTGCCGCTGTCGGACACCCAGACAGTGTTGTCCAAGGTGATCAGTGCACTGGTGGTGGCACCGCTGATCGCGGTGATCGCCGGCATCATCACCATGTTCGGCTTCATGCTGATCATCAGCATCGTGGCCCTGATGCATGGTGGCAGCCCGATGACCCTGATCTGGGGTCCGGCCAGCCCGCTGACCCTGGCCGCCGGCCACCTGTCCTGGATTCCGGTCTATGCCCTGTGGGCACTGCCTACCGCAGGCTGGCTGCTGCTGTGCTCGGCCTGGGCCAAGAGCAAGCCGTTCCTGTGGGCGGTAATGCTGCCGCTGTTTGCCGGCGTCATCGTCAGCACCACCAAGATCATGCCGCTGTTCGGCCTGAGCACCGGCTGGTTCTGGCAGAACATCGTCGGCCGCCTGCTGCTGGGCGGCGTGCCGGGCATGGACCTGGTGTACCGCCTCAGCGCCGGTTCGCGGCGCGACCTGGATTCGGTGGTCAGCCTGATGTCCCCGGCTTCGCAGCTGAAGTCACTGGCGATGCCGGAACTGTGGATCGGTGCTGCCGTCGGTGCAGTGTTCATCTTCCTCGCCATCCGCCTGCGCAAGCGCGCCGGCGAGATCTGA
- a CDS encoding DUF4097 family beta strand repeat-containing protein, translating into MRSLLACTALLLLPLSALATDAQNCKFTAARTLKLDVAGAKAVVFEVNQHDLKVVASAGGGQLDGRACASSQEWLDQLVLEQRKVGDKLVVSLRRDGRQSGISLGNSYAWLDIRGSVPDNMPLQFKIGSGDASVENAQSLSVDVGSGDAVVRGTRGSIHAAVGSGDLDIDGGSSLNLLSLGSGDVTARNIGGDAIAGTVGSGDLKITDVRGNARLDTVGSGDIEFKRVQGNVEVGVVGSGGVDLTDIGGNVHVRSHGSGDIQVDGVRGSLTVDHSGSGDVGHRNVSGKVTLPRNK; encoded by the coding sequence ATGCGTTCCCTGCTCGCCTGTACCGCGTTGTTGCTGTTGCCGCTGTCGGCCCTTGCGACCGATGCACAGAACTGCAAGTTCACTGCCGCCCGCACGTTGAAGCTGGACGTGGCCGGTGCCAAGGCGGTGGTGTTCGAGGTCAACCAGCATGACCTGAAGGTGGTCGCCAGCGCTGGCGGCGGTCAGCTGGACGGCCGCGCCTGCGCGTCCAGCCAGGAATGGCTGGACCAGCTGGTGCTGGAGCAGCGCAAGGTCGGCGACAAACTGGTGGTGAGCCTGCGCCGCGACGGCCGCCAAAGCGGCATCAGCTTGGGCAACAGCTACGCCTGGCTGGATATCCGTGGCAGCGTGCCGGACAACATGCCGCTGCAGTTCAAGATCGGCTCGGGCGATGCCAGCGTGGAGAACGCACAGTCGCTGAGCGTGGACGTGGGTTCCGGTGACGCCGTGGTCCGCGGTACCCGGGGCAGCATCCATGCCGCGGTGGGTTCGGGCGACCTCGACATCGATGGCGGCAGCTCCCTGAATCTGCTGTCGCTCGGCTCGGGCGACGTTACGGCGCGCAACATCGGCGGCGATGCCATTGCCGGCACGGTCGGCTCCGGTGACCTGAAGATCACCGACGTGCGTGGCAACGCGCGGCTGGACACCGTCGGCTCGGGCGACATCGAGTTCAAGCGCGTGCAGGGCAATGTCGAGGTGGGCGTGGTCGGCTCCGGCGGCGTCGATCTCACCGACATCGGCGGCAATGTGCACGTCCGCAGCCATGGCTCGGGCGACATCCAGGTCGATGGCGTGCGCGGCAGCCTGACCGTCGACCACAGCGGCAGCGGTGACGTCGGCCACCGCAATGTCAGCGGCAAGGTCACCCTGCCGCGCAACAAGTAA
- a CDS encoding class II fumarate hydratase, which translates to MSKAASKGFRIEHDSMGELQVPADALWGAQTQRAVQNFPVSGQRMPRGFIRALGLVKGAAAGVNAELGHLPKNVAKAIQTAAAEVATGEWDAHFPIDVYQTGSGTSSNMNANEVIATLANRAGKAGKTSVHPNDHVNQGQSSNDVIPTALRVSAVLATHEQLLPALVHLRKTLDKKGRSLRKVVKTGRTHLMDAMPLTFEQEFGAWSAQLASAQERIEDSLKRVRRLPLGGTAIGTGINADPRFGTQVAKALKQQTGFKFDSAENKFEGLAAQDDAVELSGQLNALAVALIKIANDLRWMNAGPLAGLGEIELPALQPGSSIMPGKVNPVIPEATVMACAQVIGHHTAITVAGQTGNFQLNVTLPLIAVNLLDGIGLLANVSTLLADSAIAGLKVREDRVAEALARNPILVTALNPIIGYEKAAAIAKRAYKEQRPVLDVALEDSGLAEAELRRLLDPTALTAGGIQAGGGGAGG; encoded by the coding sequence ATGAGCAAAGCTGCAAGCAAGGGTTTCAGAATCGAACACGACAGCATGGGCGAGCTGCAGGTGCCTGCGGACGCCCTGTGGGGCGCACAGACCCAGCGTGCCGTGCAGAATTTCCCGGTGTCGGGCCAGCGCATGCCGCGCGGTTTCATCCGCGCGCTGGGCCTGGTCAAGGGCGCCGCCGCGGGCGTCAACGCAGAGCTGGGCCACCTGCCGAAGAACGTGGCCAAGGCCATCCAGACCGCCGCGGCCGAAGTGGCCACCGGTGAATGGGACGCGCATTTCCCGATCGACGTCTACCAGACCGGTTCGGGCACGTCGTCGAACATGAATGCCAATGAGGTCATCGCCACCCTGGCCAACCGTGCCGGCAAGGCGGGCAAGACCAGCGTGCACCCCAACGACCACGTCAACCAGGGGCAGAGCTCCAACGACGTGATCCCGACCGCGCTGCGCGTGTCGGCGGTGCTGGCGACCCATGAGCAGCTGCTGCCGGCGCTGGTACACCTGCGCAAGACCCTGGACAAGAAGGGCCGCAGCCTGCGCAAGGTGGTCAAGACCGGCCGTACCCACCTGATGGATGCGATGCCGCTGACCTTCGAGCAGGAGTTCGGCGCGTGGTCGGCACAGCTGGCGTCGGCGCAGGAGCGTATCGAAGACAGCCTCAAGCGCGTGCGTCGCCTGCCGCTGGGCGGCACCGCCATCGGCACCGGTATCAACGCCGATCCGCGCTTCGGTACCCAGGTGGCGAAGGCGCTGAAGCAGCAGACCGGTTTCAAGTTCGACAGTGCCGAGAACAAGTTCGAAGGCCTGGCCGCGCAGGACGATGCGGTGGAACTGTCCGGCCAGCTCAATGCGCTGGCGGTGGCACTGATCAAGATCGCCAATGACCTGCGCTGGATGAACGCCGGTCCGCTGGCTGGGCTGGGCGAGATTGAACTGCCGGCCCTGCAGCCGGGCAGCTCGATCATGCCGGGCAAGGTCAATCCGGTCATTCCGGAAGCGACGGTGATGGCTTGTGCACAGGTGATCGGCCACCACACCGCCATTACCGTGGCCGGCCAGACCGGCAACTTCCAGCTCAATGTCACGTTGCCGCTGATCGCGGTGAACCTGCTCGATGGCATCGGCCTGCTGGCCAATGTGTCCACCCTGCTGGCCGACAGCGCGATTGCCGGGCTGAAGGTGCGCGAGGACCGCGTGGCCGAGGCGCTGGCACGCAACCCGATTCTGGTCACCGCACTGAACCCGATCATCGGCTACGAGAAGGCCGCGGCGATTGCCAAGCGCGCCTACAAGGAACAGCGCCCGGTGCTGGACGTGGCGCTGGAAGACAGTGGCCTGGCCGAAGCCGAGCTGCGCCGCCTGCTGGATCCGACCGCGCTGACCGCCGGTGGCATCCAGGCCGGTGGTGGTGGCGCGGGCGGTTGA